A part of Miscanthus floridulus cultivar M001 chromosome 6, ASM1932011v1, whole genome shotgun sequence genomic DNA contains:
- the LOC136461714 gene encoding LRR receptor-like serine/threonine-protein kinase ER1, whose translation MANMSNLRELRLDSVDLSSSGSTWSTALGHSVPQLRILSLSGCGLSGSIHPSFSRLRSLASISLKDNPGLRGKVPEYFSQLSSLSSLDISGNYFEGQFPTEIFQLKSLTTLDLSENPMLFVKFTYFPAGNNLQNLKLVGTNFAYDTPLSFANLTSLQTLSLTTGTMAKELPTSIRFPSLNILGLEGSGLEKPVLSWVGNLKDLKYLSLDGYDFSQSTLSWINNLTWLETLYIQTCSASVPIPYQIGTLAYLTDLALITCYASVQQIPSFIGNLTKLTSLTIAGFNFSGPIPYQIGNLANLRELSIEGCDFSGYQIPPWIGNLTKLIF comes from the coding sequence CTAGCAGTGGGTCGACTTGGTCTACTGCTTTAGGGCACTCAGTTCCTCAGCTACGTATTCTTAGCTTGTCTGGGTGTGGTCTGTCAGGTTCTATTCACCCTTCCTTCTCAAGGCTTCGCTCACTGGCATCAATCAGCCTCAAAGACAACCCGGGTCTCAGGGGCAAAGTCCCTGAGTACTTTTCCCAACTGTCTTCCTTGAGCAGTCTTGACATATCAGGCAATTACTTTGAAGGGCAATTTCCAACTGAGATCTTCCAGCTAAAAAGTTTGACGACGCTTGATTTATCTGAGAACCCCATGCTTTTCGTGAAATTTACATATTTCCCAGCTGGAAACAATTTGCAGAACCTGAAACTAGTGGGGACCAACTTCGCTTATGACACGCCACTCTCTTTTGCCAATCTGACGTCTCTCCAGACTTTGAGCCTTACCACGGGAACCATGGCCAAGGAACTCCCCACTTCAATAAGGTTTCCGTCACTGAATATACTGGGACTAGAGGGATCTGGCTTGGAGAAGCCAGTACTATCTTGGGTTGGCAACCTTAAAGATTTGAAATACCTGAGCCTCGATGGCTATGACTTTTCTCAATCAACACTCTCTTGGATCAACAACCTGACATGGCTTGAAACGTTGTATATACAGACTTGCAGTGCCTCTGTGCCAATACCGTACCAGATTGGAACTCTTGCTTATTTGACAGACCTGGCGCTCATAACTTGTTACGCCTCTGTGCAGCAAATACCATCATTTATAGGCAATCTTACAAAGTTGACATCATTGACCATTGCTGGTTTCAATTTTTCTGGCCCAATACCGTACCAGATTGGAAATCTTGCCAATTTAAGAGAGTTGTCCATTGAAGGTTGTGACTTCTCTGGGTACCAAATACCACCATGGATCGGCAATCTTACAAAGTTGATATTCTGA